GTTACCAAATGAAATAAAAACAGCTTTGAATGGAAAGGATATAAAACTCACTAAAGGTAGCTTATTAAAGCTAATCGAGAAAGATAGAATTAAATACATACCACATATAAAAGAAACTTTGGAAAATCCACAAGCAATCATAAAAGATAAAAATGATTATATATTTGTTAAAAATATAAATAATCAAACCTATTTTACAAGCATAGGGAAAGATTATGAAACACATTTGACTATTGTCAGCAACTCACCAAAAAAACAAAACAATATAATAAATAAATTTAAAAATGCTGAAGTTATTTATAGTAGTACTGCGAGAGCCTTACCGACATCTAGGGCATCTTCAGAGACAAAACAAGTGCCGTTCTCTAGTGAAAATTCTACCCAAGAAAAGCCTAAAAAAAACTTAATCCAAAGACTAGATGATGATATTAAAGCTAGAGAAGAAGCTAAGAAAAATAAAAAAAGCGTAAAAGAAAGATTAGACGAAGACATTAAGGCTAGAGAAAAAGAAAGTGATGAATTTTTTAAAAGATTTGATGAGTTTTTGGGTAAAAATAAGAATTATAAGCTTGATTATTTAGATGATATGGAACTAAACTCATTTGAATACGATATAAGTAGAAAATTTATCATTGATGCTAAAGAAAGCATAGATAAGGGTATTAAAAAAGATATACCTAGTCCAATGAGAGACAGGATAGAAGAAAAACTAAATATCAAGCCTTTAAAAGAATTTGGGACAAATTATGCTGAATACTACCACGATGGAACAAGGGCTATAAAAAAACTTATGTTAGAAAAACAAGGACAAGTCGCAGGGGCTTTTCATAGAAAAGATTTAGGCGATATTGATTTGGTTTGGGGAGAAGTAACAGATAAGATAAAACATAAAGGCTATGGTTTAGCTCATATTATCGATAAGCATCCTGATTTGGATTTGGAGCAAATACCTAAAATTATAAAAAATGGTAGGTTGATAAAAGATGATAAGGGTAGAGCTAGAATACAATTTGACAATAAAGTTATAGGCATAAAAGATAATTGGAAAGGAGATAAAACAAATATATGGATAGTTACAAGTTATGAATTGCAATAAGAGAAGTGAAAAGTTTATATACATCTTTCACAATTACAAAGGGCGAGTTTCTGCCCTTAAACTCTTATGGCGAAATTTTAACAAACAAAACTAAATTTAAAATAAAGGAGAAAAAATGAATGCAATGTTGTTAAGCTCTGGGTGGGGGTATAGCATTGATACTGGAAATGGAATTAAGGAATTTAAGTATCAAAAAATCACAACACAGAGCTTAGGGTTTAACATCAATATAACAAATCTTGGAGTGCCGAAAAATAAAAAGATATTTTATATTATCAAAGCGACAGCAATTTATGATGGACGCAATGCTATAGTATTTTGTAAAGATATAACGAGTAATGATTTAATAGTAATGGATAAGAGTTGTAAGGCAAATGAAATAATAAGACTCAAGGGATATCATACAACAAATGGAGTTACAACTTATTTAGAAAGTATGTTAGCAAATAATATATCAACTCATAAAAAGTCTTTTAAAAATATTAAAGTGGAGTTTTATTGGGATTAAAGCTAAAGCATATTCTAGCCCCCTTTTTTTCAAGGGGAAATCAAGTATTAATAACACTTGACTATAATTATACAAAGTAGTATAATTATGACTATAATTTGTTTTAGCAATATAATCACCTCCTTTTTGGACATGATTAAATGCCAAAGGTAGCCGCCTTTGGCACTCTACCCACTGAAATTATATCTAACTTAATTTAAAATCCAATTTTTAAAATTACAGTCTATTAAATAGAGATTCTTCGCTTTGCTCAGAATGACGATGAAAAACTCATAATAAAAAACTCAATTTTTTTCAAATTTGGACAAATCTACTAGTTTTGTCCAAAAAATTCTCGTAAAATCCTTAAAAATTAATTTTAAGGAGCAAAAATGGCATTAACTTCAAGTGGCTTTACCGCACCTATGACTAAAAATGTAAAGCTTAGATCTAGTGTTTATGAAACGATTATTCAAGTAGGACCTGATGAGACGCCTATTCTTTCCAAGATTGGCACTTCGAGCGTAACTAACCCGCTTTTACATTCTTGGCTTACTGATACTTTGGCAAAACCAAAACAAAATAAAAACCTTGAAATCACAGGTTTAACTGAAGTAACTAAAAATACCGTGCAAAAAACTTCCAATGCAACGCAAATTTTTAAAACAGAAGCTATGGTGTCTGATTCATTACTTAAGGCTAGACAATACGGCGGTAATGAAATGGCTTATCAAATGGGTAAAAAAGCTAAAGAACATAAGCTTGATATCGAGTATGCTTTATTTGGTTTAGGAAGAGATAGCGACACTAAGGTTTCAGTCTTTAAAGAATATGTGCAAGCCAATGAAAGCGTTGAAGGTGAAATGGCTGGAATGTTTTACTATATCGCAAAAGATGCAAAAAGCTTTAGTGATGGAAGAAGGGGTAATATTTTAGCCTTTGATGAAAACGGTGACTGGACTGGTAATGCGACCGAACTCACAGAAGATAAGCTTAATCAAATTTTACAAAGCATTTGGGATAAGGGCGTAACAGCTAAAGATGTATTTGTAGGAGCTGATTTAAAAGCAGCAATTAATAGAATCGCTACAAGAATTCTAGGCAATGAAAAAAGAGTAACATCGCACATTACAAGCATTGAGACAGATTTTGGAGTGGTAAATTTTCATTTACATAGAATGCTAAGCAAAGAAAATAACTTGGCAGACTGCTTAATCGCTGGGGATTTTTCATTTATGAAACACGGACTTTATATCCCAACAAAAATATCAGAAGTGCCAACCGATAAAACAGCACTTGCAAAGAGAATTTTTACTCAAGGCACACTAGAAGTTAGAAATGCGGACGCCTTTGCTATCGCAGTGGGTTTAAGTTCTGTGGCGAGTAAAAAGATGGTTTCTATCAATGAAACACCAAAAGAAAATAAAACAAGTGGCAAATGAAAACTAAACTTGCAAAGGAAATCATCGCTAAAAAATTAAGCAAGGATTATAACTTGCCAAGCGATGATGTTTTAAAGGCTTATTTTATGGAAGGCTTTTATTATATTTGTGCTAAATGCGAACCGCAAATTTTAACCAAGACTTTAAGAGAAAATCACGAAGTCTTAAGAAGCCTAAAAAATGGTGCAATGATAATCGTGCCTGATGAGCCTGATTTTAACGATGAAAACGAACATTTGATGATAGATGAAGAGCTTAGCTTTGCACTCATTAATTATGTTTGTTTTTTAATCACAAAAAGCGAAGAAGCGAAATATTATAAACTTTGCAATGAAATCATTAACGATTTTATAGCCAATGATGGAAAGGATAAGGAATATGTCTTGTGAATTTCATAAAAAATTTATCAGAGCAAAAGGCTTTGAAGATTATAAGCAAAGCATTAGTAGTGCTGATTTTATCGCTTATCTTGATACACACAAATGGCTTTTAGCAATGGATGATTTGCTTTTATTTTCGCTTAATCGCATTAAAGATAGCGATTTTTATAATGGAGAGTGATAATGGGTGTATCTTTAGCAGAACTTAAAACAGGTAAAGAAAAATTAGAGCTGATTAATCAAATTTTATTAAGAATTGATACTATTGCAACCGCACTAGATAATACAAGACTTGATGAGATTGTAGGACTTAAGGAAAGTGTTGTAAGCTTACATGAACAAACTTTGGCTTTAAAAAATGAAGTTTTAGAGCTTGATACTAATATCAAACAACAAGCAAGCGATGTTAATACTAAATGGCAAAGCGTTAATGAGAATTTTACTAAAGTGCAAGATTTAGCTAAAAAAGTTGAAGAACAATTTAACTTTATACAAAATACTTATAATGATTTTAGTACCACAAAGGGCGATTTGCAAGCTTATAAGGACTTTATCGAACAAAATAAACCTTTGATTGATGGCTTAAAAGCAGATTTAGAAAAATACGAATTAATGAAAGTTGATTTAGATGCGATTAAAAACGAAGTAAGTCAAAACAAAGACAAGGTTAGCGAATTTTACGATTTAAATCTTAAAATAAAAACTGAAATTTTAGCCGAACTCGACCACGCTTTGCAAATTGTCAATGATTTACATATCGATGTAGATGAATTAAAAGAATTAAAAGGCGAACTTTTAGAGATAAAAGCCCAAACAGACGCCATTTGCGATGAAGCAGTTAAAGTAGTAAATACTGCGAGTGAAGATTTAAAAAATAAAATTAATACCATTTTCTTTGAAAATCAACGCCTTAATCAAGAAATGATAGAAGCTTTAAAACGCTTAGAAGAAATTGATTTAGATGTGAATGAAAAATACGAACTCATCTTAAAGGCTTATGAACTTTTAATGCAAACACAAAGTTTAATTGATAGCCTAAAAGCTAGCGTTGAAGAAGCTAAAAAATTTGCAAGTGATTTAGAAACTTATGCAGAAATGATTAAGGATTTTAGACAAGAAATTACAAATTTAAAAGCGGATTTAGACGCAAAGGTAAAGAGTATTAATGATGAAATTAAATTAAATAAAGATAAGGCTTTAGAAGAGATTAATACGCAAAAAGATTATCTACTCATTCGCTTTGAAGAGCTAAAAGCAAGGCTTGAAGTTTATAATCAAGATTTTAAAAACGCTTATGATAGGTTTGTAGAGAGAGCATTGATTGCTAATGAAGACTTAGGAAGATTAGCCGAAGTAGCTAAAAAAGAATTAGCCAACGATAAGCTTATTTATGAAACAGAGTTAAAAGCTTTAAGAGATGATGCTTTAAAGGCTATGCAAGATGTGGCAAATTCTATTACTGGAGAAAGTGATGGGATTTTGGCTGTTTTTGAAAGTAAAAAACAAGAATTTATAACTTTAGTTGATACTTCAAAGGTTTTAATTGATAATTTAAACAATGTTTTTAACGCAAATTATCAAGAAAAGAAAAATGAATTTGGCATTTTTGTTACTCAAAGTTTGCAAAGTTTAAATGCAAATAAAGATGATAATATCAAAGAGCTTAATGCTAAGAAAGAAGAGTATAAACAAGAATTAGAAACCAAAAAGAGCGAGTGTATAGCTGAAATTGATGCAAAGGCTGATGAGTATGATATAGCTAACATTAAGGCAGAAGTTGAGACTATAAAGAGTAAAAATGCTGAGCAAGAAGGCAAAATCACAGCTAATACTGAGTTAATTAATAACACAAAAACAGAGTTAAATTCTAAAATAGACACAAAGGTAAGTGAGCTTAATAATGCCATAACTACAAAGAACGAAGAAACAAAAACAGCCCTTAATGCCGAAATTGCTAAAAAGGTAAGTTTAAGTGGCGATGAGACTATAGCGG
This genomic interval from Campylobacter sp. CCS1377 contains the following:
- a CDS encoding DUF5309 family protein — translated: MALTSSGFTAPMTKNVKLRSSVYETIIQVGPDETPILSKIGTSSVTNPLLHSWLTDTLAKPKQNKNLEITGLTEVTKNTVQKTSNATQIFKTEAMVSDSLLKARQYGGNEMAYQMGKKAKEHKLDIEYALFGLGRDSDTKVSVFKEYVQANESVEGEMAGMFYYIAKDAKSFSDGRRGNILAFDENGDWTGNATELTEDKLNQILQSIWDKGVTAKDVFVGADLKAAINRIATRILGNEKRVTSHITSIETDFGVVNFHLHRMLSKENNLADCLIAGDFSFMKHGLYIPTKISEVPTDKTALAKRIFTQGTLEVRNADAFAIAVGLSSVASKKMVSINETPKENKTSGK